The Paenibacillus amylolyticus genome contains the following window.
GCAAGATTACAATACGAGTGCTTTGGGTAACTACGGGGTAAGAAACTTTGGACAACCGATAATGAAAGGAAGTGTTACTCATGTCTGACAAGCCAATTAGTAACGAAGAGAGTGACCGCTATTATGACCGCTATCAAAGGTCACGCGATATTCCAGCAGAGACGGAAGTTCCCATAGGCGATATGGATACCTTTGATGAAGTCTCCGGCAGACGTATTATAACGGAAGATTCAGATCCGGCACCCGTAGCTGCGGCCGCTATTGACGAACCGGAATTGGATTCACGGTTGGCTGAGACACCGCTGGAGTCTGTACCGGATGCAGACCTTCTGCAACCGAACAGTCCAGTTGATCCAGCCGCCCCCGATCCGGATGCACTGCATGGTACCGATCTGCTTAATGGTGCCGGTGCGGATGCCAAACCGGAGAATGACATTCCACCACGAGTTTAATGGCAGTTAGTTATGACATCCTGAATGAGGAGGTGCATACACGATGAAGGAAAATCACCAAAAGCATGCGCAGGAACCGGACAATCTCGTAACCGAACGAGAGATTGACCCGGACTTTGGACTCTTCACCGAGGACTCCTTCCCCGAAGCGCTTGAGGATGAAGATCAACGTGATGCGGTGGAGCATGCCATTCCCAAAGAGAAGGCTTCTCGCAAGCCCTCTTCGGATGACTAACTGATATCGATCCATAGTAGAAATCAAAAAGATGACGTCTGTTATTTCACAGCGTCATCTTTTTTCGTTACCTCTAGGTTCACTTTACTTGGTATTTCTGTATCATCGCTTTGCGGAAACCTTACCTGCTCCAGGCAGTTTGTGATCCAATCCCGACCACTTTGCTACAATCGCAGTAATGATCAGTGCAAGTCCATTAATGATAAAAATCCAGCGTATCGGCAGCCAGCCACCGAGAACCCCGCCAATAATCGGTCCAGCCATGGTCCCGATCTGGGCCGCGGACTGATTCAGACTAAAGGCTCTTCCCCTGAAACTCGATGCGGTAGCCTGCACAATCATGGCGTTAATGGCCGGATATACAGCCGCAAAGAATAAACCATACACAAATCGCAAAATACCAAAGGCGATATAACCTGTTGTAAAGAATTGCAGAAGATTCCCTACAGCTCCGCCGACCAGTCCAATGATCAGCACTTTACCATATCCAATTCTTGTACCAATCTTGCCCCAACGCGGTGCCATCATAACTGTCGCTACACCCACCGCTGAGAAAATAATACCCGAACTGAGTGAGGCATGATTCGGCTGAACACCCATCTCCATCACATAGACCGTCAATAGCGGCTCCAGAATCATAACGGAGAACGTACATATGCCCATCATGCCAAGCACCGTCATAAACACACGATTCGCTCTCGCTTCACGAATATCATCCATGACATGGGAACGAGCTTTATTCCGATTGAAGTTCTCTTCTTTTACCCAAAAGGTTGCGATGATCGCTGATACTAATACAACAATGGCCGAAAACAAAAATGCATTCCGGTTGCCATAATAGTGACTCACCACGCCACCAATTAACGGTCCAATAATACCACCAGTGGCCCCTGCAGTAGACATAATCCCCAGTGCATAACCGGTCTTCTCTTCAGGTGTATTCGTACCTACCAGGGCAATCGCTGCTGGAACAAACCCTGCAAGCAGACCCTGAAACAGTCGAACAACAATGAGCGAATAGGGGTCCTGCACGAAATAATTGATGAAATACAAGACGGCAAGGCTGTATCCCGACCGAATCAGCATGGGCTTGCGACCGTATTTATCAGCGAGCGAACCCCAGAACGGAGACACAAGCGCACTCGCGAGAAATGTAATGCCGAAGGCAAGTCCGGACCATAACTCCAAGTGATCACGAACCCCCAAGTCAGCACTTAGAAACAGGGGCAGAAATGGAATTGAGATGGAATATGCCGTGCTGCAAAAAAATACACCAATCCACAATATGATCAGATTTCGCTTCCACGAGAAGTTCATATACCCGCACGCCCTTTCCGTTACTGACGCCGGGACTGCCGTGTATTGGAGCGGACGGAACAGACCCGTACGTCCCGATGCGGAAGCATTTTCCTTATTTTACACCCATCATTCCATGAAGGCCATCCCTTGTTCACCACAACTACACGTATTACATTGCCATTCTGTCCGCAAAAACGGTATGATAGTTGGGTAAATATCCAAATATGATTTGGAGAAAATATATCATGCAGAGATGCAAGGAGGAACGTTTTCATGTCTTTACGGTGGAAAAAAACAACCGCAGTATCGCTCGTTCTTGCGATGCTGCTTATCGTCATTAGTGGTTGCGGACGCCCTGCGTCCAGTGCCGAGCAAACGCCGGTGCCAGCCGCACCTGAAGGTCCAAACCCTGTGGCAACCATTGAGATGCAGGATGGTCAAAAGATCGTTATTGAGCTCTATCCGGAGATTGCGCCCAACACGGTGTATAATTTCATCTCCCTTGCGAATAAAGGGTTCTATGACGGCCTGATCTTTCACCGGGTCATTCCGGGCTTTATGATTCAGGGTGGAGATCCGGAGGGTAACGGTTCGGGCGGCCCAGGTTATACAATCAAAGGGGAATTCACATCCAATGGTCATAAAAACCACCTGAATCATACTCGGGGAATCATATCGATGGCACGTAAATCGGATAATCTGGATTCCGCAGGCTCCCAATTCTTCATCATGTTAGCGGATGCCGATTACCTGGATAATTCATATGCCACTTTTGGTAAAGTGACCGGAGGTATGGAAGTTGTCGATGGAATTGCAGCTCAGGAAATTGGTGAAGCTGATAAACCCGTTACGGATCAAGTCATGAAAAAGGTTACGGTCGATACCCATGGTCTGGAATATCCGGAACCGGTAAAAATGCCTTAATGAACAAACAAAAGCTCTGTCCTGTGCAAAATTCGCATGACAGAGCTTTATATATTGGTTTCAATGATAGCGGTTACATATATGACTTTATAAAAAATGACCTCTTCCGGCATCATCCTCAATACATCCATCCCATCAAACGTAACCAGCCGATAATCGCAATCCATAACGGGCAGCTAAAGGCAACACCCCATGCAAGCCCTTTCAGTAAACCACGGTTTACTTCCACGAACAACGACTCCTTTCTCCAGGGAATAGTCGCAGTATCGGTAATAGTATATGATTTTATACTCGATTTCATTCGCCACGCAACCCTTGTTTTCCTGCTTTTGTTCTGCAGTTTCATGGAATGCATTCCGGGAACCTGATATACTATGACTACTGTACGATAAATGGAACCTGATTCATGTTTGGAAAGGAGATTTTCCTATGGCAAAATCCAAAAAACGCCCCCCTGCCCCTAAAGCAGCAGTAGCGCAGGATAAACCTACAACACTGAAAGATCTGCTTAGCAGTGAGGTGCTGGAGAAGCTGAAAGCTCAGGCAGATGAGGCGAAGGCTGCCGAGGCGGCACTTCAAGAGCAGGAACGTCAGCAAGCAGAAGAAGCTCGCCAAGCGGAGCAGAAGCGCCGGGATAACGACTTCGAATATCTGCTGAATAACAGCGCTATGGACTGGAAAAAACATAAGTAAGTATCGGGCATGACCTGAGGGAGTTTCTGACCATCCACATGCCAAAATAATATTACAGCAGACAAATCATGCACATGATCTGCTCACAGAACAGGGCCACCTTGCGGTCCTGTTCTTTTGATATGGACACATATGATTCATCCGTCTTGAGCCGGGTATGTAGAAGTAGAGCGTACAACGATAATCTAACCCATACGGAGGGATCAGAGATGACTGAACAACGTTTGGAAGGAAAAGTCGCGATTGTAACTGGAGGTGGATCGGGTATCGGTCAGGCTACCGCTATTCGTTTCGCCGAGCATGGAGCCAAAGTGTGCATGCTGGATCGTACACCCGAAACTGCAGAGGAAACAAAGCAGATGATTGAAAAGGCTGGCGGAGAAGCGTATGTGATCGAATGTGATATCTCCAAACCGGACAATGTGCAGAAGGCGATCAATCAGGCCGCGGCTGAGGCGGGTAAATTGGATATCATATTTGCCAATGCCGGCATTAACGGAACGATGGCCCCGATTGAAACGATGGAAGTGGAGGACTGGGATCAGACGATGGAGATCAATATGCGCGGAACGTTCGCAACCGTCAAATATGCCATCCCCCATCTGAAAGAACATGGTGGCAGCATTATTATCACCAGTTCCATCAACGGTAACCGGGTCTTTTCAGGAATTGGATTTTCTGCATACGCTTCCAGCAAGGCAGGACAAACTGCGTTTACGAAGATGGCTGCTCTGGAGCTGGCCCGTTATAAAATCCGTGTAAACGCTGTCTGCCCGGGAGCCATTGATACCAACATTGATGATAACACCTACCCGTCCGATGATCTGAAAGAATTACAGATTCCTGTTGAATTCCCTGAGGGTCATGAACATCCACTTAAGGGCGAACCTGGAACGTCGAAACAAGTGGCGAACCTCGTTCTGTTCCTCGCTTCGGATGAAGCTTCTCATGTTACAGGTACACGAATTTACGTGGATGGTGCAGAATCTCTGCTCCGTGGTTAATATATCAATATAAAGCTGGCCCCATTCAGGGGCAACGACGCTAAAATATCCCGCAAAAGATCTGATCCGGTCAGATTACTGCGGGATGTTTTATTTATAAGACGTCTATAGTAATACAACACGACCAGACGCCAGCTACAGGGTATACATCTATACCGCGGAGCTTTCCCCTTTTTCACACGATGCTTCAACCGGTCTGGAATGGCAAAGAGCACGATGTACATCAGCGAGAACAAGACGAGCGCAAGGATCTCTTCCCCAAGAATATACACGGGATACGGACCTAACATATCAAGCACCGAGGGTGTACTTGGTTTATATCTCAAGAACATGTAATTCGCGTCAAGCAGGACATCTACAACGTATACGATTAGTGCTGCGACATTCACAAATATCATCGAACCTGCGACAGATCTCCAGCCAGGTCCCAGCTGTTCCACCCAGGTCATGTAAAGTAGAGCCAGGATGATACAGGCATGAGCGACGAAAAATTGAATGAATCGAAAATGTGCATAACCATAACCGAGATTGGGAGTAAGGATCGCCATCAGAGCTCCCGCAATGCCTGCAAACAGCAGTGCTGAATGTAACAGTCGACTGCGTGTCAGTAGTACCAATGCCGATAATAATAGTGACAAACTGCATAGTTCGAGTGGCAATGACGTCTGCAGGCTCCATACACCGCCATAGAGGTACCAGAGCTGTAACACGATTTCACAGCCGAACATGACACAGGCGAGAACGATCCGCAGTATACGGCGTGCCCTCTCAGACCAGGATTGAAGCTGGTGTCGAAGCAAAAACATCAGTACAATCAATGCTGTAATGAAACTAATGGTTACGATATGTGAAGTGGAGAACAGAATAAATGGCTCTGCATCATACGGGTCCAGCCATGGTGGATACACCATATCTCTCTTCTCTCCTTTACGATGATCTTGGCAACAGTACCTCTCTTTAATGTTAACTTTTTCATTTTGCCATTGAATGAAAAAGCTGTCCAGTTGGAATTCTAAATAAGCATTGTAATTTAAATATCTTTATGTTAAGATAAATCCAGAACCAAAACAAACAAAAAGTTAGTAACTTTCTTAAACGGAAATCATCTAAAATACACTCAAAACTTGTTCAACTAAACTTTTACACGATAACGGAGAAGACAGAAATAACTTGAAGAAGCGGAGCTAAAAGCTTTCTGAAAGAAAGCTGCATCGGAAGCATACACTTCGCCTTTATCCCCGGATTTCCCCTTTCAGAAAGGAATCAAAAAATCTGGGGATAACAGCGATCGGAAGATTGTTCTGTCATCGGAGTATCAGTGTAAATAATCCTTAGTTGAACATATAACCTAACTAGGAGGAATAATTATGCAAATCAAAGGACTTCACCACGTATCCGCGCTAACCGCACATGCCGATCAGAACTATCGTTTCTACACCAATGTCATGGGTCTGCGCCTGATCAAAAAAACTGTCAACCAGGATGATGTGTCCGTCTACCATCTCTTCTATGGCGATGAGAAAGGCAATCCAGGTACAGAACTTACCTTCTTCGAGATTCCGATGGCTGGACAGACTCGTGAAGGTGTGAACAGCATCTCGGCAACGTCACTGCGTGTTCCAAATGATGCGGCACTTACGTACTGGCAGCAACGTTTTGACGAATTCGAAGTACCGCATGGAGAGATTGTGGAACGCGGTGGTCGTGCCACGCTCTCGTTCACAGACTTTGAAGGACAACGTCTGATTCTGGTCTCGGATGAAAACAATGCAGGTGTCGCCGGGGGTAAACCATGGGATCAGAGCCCGGTGCCTGCCGAGTATGGCATTGTTGGTCTTGGTCCCATCCATCTTACGGTAGAAGATGCTTCCCTTACCGCTCCGGTTCTTACCGAACTGCTTGGTTTCAGAGCGAAAGGAAGTTACCCTGCCTTTACTCCCGGTCAGCCTGATGTACTCGTTTTTGAATCTGGTGAGGGTGGTAGCGGCTCCGAGGTACATGTTGAGGAACGTAATGACCTTGCCCAAGAACGTCCTGGACGTGGCAGCGTACACCACGTTGCTTTCCGTGTGGATAATGAGGAAGAACTGAAACAATGGGTGGAACGGGTCCATAACTTCCAATTCCCGAACTCCGGTTTTGTAGATCGTTTCTACTTCCGCTCCCTGTATTTCCGTGAAGCAAACGGTATTCTGTTTGAGCTTGCAACCGACGGTCCGGGATTTGATACAGACGAAGAAATGGAGCATCTGGGAGAATCGCTTGCCTTGCCTCCATTCCTCGAAGGTCGCCGCGCTGAGATTGAAGCGAACCTGAAACCACTGGATACCGTGATCCGCTAATATCCGTAACTGGCATGTAATTCAGCAAAAAGATTTCAATTCAAAACAAAAATAAAACGATGTTCACCAGGCAACGCTGAATACCGGTTACGGTTCAGGAATCCCTGGTGAATCATCGTTTTTTTATGTTTATGCTTGCCTTGCCCCTTCTGTAAGGTGGCAAACTTGCAGATTGTGTTTTACTTCGTCAGATAAGATGTTGTGAGCGGTACAAACAGTGCCGAACCTGGATCTTCAGACACAATCTCGACATAGACAGCGTCTGTACCTTTAACGTCCACATCCAGACTCATCATACCGCTTTCTGGAGTGATATTGAACTTTTTGAGTGTCGCGAGATCCTGATCATAGATATGAATCTCCTGATTTCCTGTTAGCGCGGCAAGTTCCAAGTGTAGCGAAGAATACTTTTTACCCGTATTAATCTGGATGTCGTCCCCTGTTTTGAAGGATCATTATGCAGATAAACATCCTTGTAATCCTTGCCTTTATATGTGGTATCCTTAGGATCTTTGGTGTGCCATGCGGTAGATCCCAGTACGGATGTTCCAAGTGCACTCAGCGTTACCTTTCCGCTGGTTACGGGCGCGGATCCATTCGTTCCACCGATCAGGACGGATGAAGTTGCACTGTCATAATTGATTTCAGTTCCAAGCAGTGTTCCAACCGCACGAACTGGCAAATACGTTGTTCCGTTATACGTGATCGGCAATACGGTCTTGCCGTTAGCATCCTTCGCTGTCACGGTCTCACCATTCAGTTTCAACGTGATTTTGCTATTCAAATACGCTTTGATCTGCTCCAACCCTGTTGCTGCAAGCGCACCTGTCCCGATCCCAAGCGTTAATGTGCCCACCATCAAACCCAGTACAACTTTCTTCTTCATTAAAATCCCCCCTGAACGTAAAATGATTTGTCCTTTATACATTTAAACGACTAAAGTGATAATGTCAATTGTTTACTGCATTTTTAGGACATAGTTCCTATCTGTGGGCAGCACAAAACGAGGCTGTATGTCCCAATTTTTTTCAGCCTCGTCCTATTCCCGGCTGCCCGTCAAGGCAGCAAGCTAGATATTCTTTGCACATGTTTATCTGGCAGAACTCCGCTTTTTCAAGAGAACTGCCAACCCTCGTCACCCCAGTGGGGTTACACGACGATATCAATCAAAGGATTCATAATATTCTTCCTCATACACTTCCATGCTGTATTTCACATTAGAGGCTTTCCACTCGCCATCCTGATACTCATAAGCGAATGTCAGATCACCCGCGTATAGAGCCGCACCGTAAGATCCTGCTGCGGATACGACGAGTTGACCATTTTCCACGCTGTAATAGGTTACTCCACCGAATTTCAACTCTTTGTTATATACGCCGCCATTCGTATCCTCTTCAATACGCAAAGGTTCTGCTGGAACGCCATCAACAGCGACATCCACATCCACACGATCTGCGCTAACCGCAACTTTCGATGTCACATGCTGTTTCGCAATTTCGTCCAGAGATTGCATCTTCATCTCTTCCAGCGTTACCCGATCAATGATACGTGCTTGTCCCAAATAAATGCCTGTTCCATGACCTTCCGTGTACAAAACAACAATCTCTTTCTGGCCGTCTCCATTCAGATCCAGTTCGTGCACTTCGGGTTTGTACGACCCGCCTTCTCCCTGCCAATCCCTAAATTCTCTTGTCTTGCCGTCCACTTCCAAAATCATGCCGTTGTATATATATCCTGAACCCTCCTCTTTCATCGGGTATAATCTGACGTTCTCATTCTCTGGAGCTACCGAAACGTATTCCTCTTTCACGGGGGTCGATTCCTGTGTTGTCTTTGCTGCATCATGCAATTTATCTATATTGGAAGCCTCAACCGCTGCGGTCTGGCTGGATTGATCATCTATATTAAGCTGTTTTTGCGATTCATTCATGGTTCTGGCAGCCGAAGTTGTACTTATCGTAGCCACCGCCAAAATAATCATCAGCA
Protein-coding sequences here:
- a CDS encoding peptidylprolyl isomerase, whose amino-acid sequence is MSLRWKKTTAVSLVLAMLLIVISGCGRPASSAEQTPVPAAPEGPNPVATIEMQDGQKIVIELYPEIAPNTVYNFISLANKGFYDGLIFHRVIPGFMIQGGDPEGNGSGGPGYTIKGEFTSNGHKNHLNHTRGIISMARKSDNLDSAGSQFFIMLADADYLDNSYATFGKVTGGMEVVDGIAAQEIGEADKPVTDQVMKKVTVDTHGLEYPEPVKMP
- a CDS encoding SDR family NAD(P)-dependent oxidoreductase yields the protein MTEQRLEGKVAIVTGGGSGIGQATAIRFAEHGAKVCMLDRTPETAEETKQMIEKAGGEAYVIECDISKPDNVQKAINQAAAEAGKLDIIFANAGINGTMAPIETMEVEDWDQTMEINMRGTFATVKYAIPHLKEHGGSIIITSSINGNRVFSGIGFSAYASSKAGQTAFTKMAALELARYKIRVNAVCPGAIDTNIDDNTYPSDDLKELQIPVEFPEGHEHPLKGEPGTSKQVANLVLFLASDEASHVTGTRIYVDGAESLLRG
- a CDS encoding ring-cleaving dioxygenase — protein: MQIKGLHHVSALTAHADQNYRFYTNVMGLRLIKKTVNQDDVSVYHLFYGDEKGNPGTELTFFEIPMAGQTREGVNSISATSLRVPNDAALTYWQQRFDEFEVPHGEIVERGGRATLSFTDFEGQRLILVSDENNAGVAGGKPWDQSPVPAEYGIVGLGPIHLTVEDASLTAPVLTELLGFRAKGSYPAFTPGQPDVLVFESGEGGSGSEVHVEERNDLAQERPGRGSVHHVAFRVDNEEELKQWVERVHNFQFPNSGFVDRFYFRSLYFREANGILFELATDGPGFDTDEEMEHLGESLALPPFLEGRRAEIEANLKPLDTVIR
- a CDS encoding MFS transporter, with translation MNFSWKRNLIILWIGVFFCSTAYSISIPFLPLFLSADLGVRDHLELWSGLAFGITFLASALVSPFWGSLADKYGRKPMLIRSGYSLAVLYFINYFVQDPYSLIVVRLFQGLLAGFVPAAIALVGTNTPEEKTGYALGIMSTAGATGGIIGPLIGGVVSHYYGNRNAFLFSAIVVLVSAIIATFWVKEENFNRNKARSHVMDDIREARANRVFMTVLGMMGICTFSVMILEPLLTVYVMEMGVQPNHASLSSGIIFSAVGVATVMMAPRWGKIGTRIGYGKVLIIGLVGGAVGNLLQFFTTGYIAFGILRFVYGLFFAAVYPAINAMIVQATASSFRGRAFSLNQSAAQIGTMAGPIIGGVLGGWLPIRWIFIINGLALIITAIVAKWSGLDHKLPGAGKVSAKR
- a CDS encoding YqkE family protein, with the protein product MAKSKKRPPAPKAAVAQDKPTTLKDLLSSEVLEKLKAQADEAKAAEAALQEQERQQAEEARQAEQKRRDNDFEYLLNNSAMDWKKHK
- a CDS encoding TIGR02206 family membrane protein; the encoded protein is MVYPPWLDPYDAEPFILFSTSHIVTISFITALIVLMFLLRHQLQSWSERARRILRIVLACVMFGCEIVLQLWYLYGGVWSLQTSLPLELCSLSLLLSALVLLTRSRLLHSALLFAGIAGALMAILTPNLGYGYAHFRFIQFFVAHACIILALLYMTWVEQLGPGWRSVAGSMIFVNVAALIVYVVDVLLDANYMFLRYKPSTPSVLDMLGPYPVYILGEEILALVLFSLMYIVLFAIPDRLKHRVKKGKAPRYRCIPCSWRLVVLYYYRRLINKTSRSNLTGSDLLRDILASLPLNGASFILIY
- a CDS encoding stalk domain-containing protein: MKKKVVLGLMVGTLTLGIGTGALAATGLEQIKAYLNSKITLKLNGETVTAKDANGKTVLPITYNGTTYLPVRAVGTLLGTEINYDSATSSVLIGGTNGSAPVTSGKVTLSALGTSVLGSTAWHTKDPKDTTYKGKDYKDVYLHNDPSKQGTTSRLIRVKSILRYTWNLPR